The DNA sequence TCCCGAATTCACGCCCGTGGAGATTGGAGCTCTGCCAGCAATGGTAACTCCGATCGCTGAAACGGGAAGCCCCCTGCGTTAGCTGGGGGAGGATGTCACGGTAGGTGACAGGATAGTTGTTGGTGCCATAACGCCTGACTGGGGTTCTATTGCTGCTCAAATGGGCCATCCTTCACAATCAAACGGTGCACTAGGGGGTTGGAAATACGCAAATATAAAGGATGGGAGCCTTGCTGAATATTTCCATGTTAACGAAGCTGATGCAAACATGGCAAAGATCCCGGACAGTGTGAAGGATGAGGAGGCAGTGTACGCTGCAGACATGATGTCAACAGGCTTCATGGCAGCAGAAAATGCCAAGATACCTCTTGGAGGAACAACGGTGGTTTTTGGCGGAGGGCCGGTAGGGCTAATGGCTGTAGCAGGATCAAAGATGTTAGGGGCTGCGAAAATTATACTTGTTGAGACTGTTCCAAAGAGAATTGAACTTGGAAAACAGTTTGGTGCAGACGAGATCGTAGATTTCAGGAAGGTGGACACTGTAAGCAAGATCATGGAGTTTACTGATGGAAG is a window from the Thermoplasmatales archaeon genome containing:
- a CDS encoding zinc-binding dehydrogenase, producing MGHPSQSNGALGGWKYANIKDGSLAEYFHVNEADANMAKIPDSVKDEEAVYAADMMSTGFMAAENAKIPLGGTTVVFGGGPVGLMAVAGSKMLGAAKIILVETVPKRIELGKQFGADEIVDFRKVDTVSKIMEFTDGRGVESSVEALGAEVTFQNAVKVTMPGGTISNVGYHSEGEFVSIPREAWGFGMAEKSINTGLCTGGRLRMERLLRILETKRLDPTKMTTHTFKFDQVARAFEIMDKKEDGVIKPIVKF